A genome region from Oncorhynchus kisutch isolate 150728-3 unplaced genomic scaffold, Okis_V2 scaffold1151, whole genome shotgun sequence includes the following:
- the LOC116365004 gene encoding oocyte zinc finger protein XlCOF6.1-like isoform X2, whose protein sequence is MASVKLEDCSQTLELNVNIKDEEEEEEIGKSVSHGLELSLRPVTSTVMTNPACLSPSTLSANPQSLGPDCDSGAQFALQDPEMASVKLEDYSQTLELNVNIKDEEEEEKIGKSVSHGDHVETFSTSREHQQEDHIAKRSHHCTHCEEIFPFLSKLKIHLKIHTGEKLYSCSECRKCLKTSTALKVHQRTHTGEKPYSCSECGKCFKTSTALKVHHGTHTGEKPYSCSECGSSFSNRYTLKRHERIHTRKKPYSCSECGASFSQLGTLKRHERIHTGEKPYSCSYCGKSFSQLGTLKQHERIHTGEKPYSCNDCGASFSRPDTLKQHDCIHTGEKPYSCSDCLKCFKTSTGLKVHQRTHTGEKPYSCSDCGKSFCQLGTLKQHERIHTGEKPYSCSDFEKSFS, encoded by the exons GACTAGAATTAAGTCTGAGGCCAGTAACATCAACAGTAAtgacaaacccagcctgcctctctccttccacactgagtgcaaacccacagtcactgggtcctgattgtgacagtggggcccagtttgcactgcaggatccagagatggcatcagtgaagctggaagactacagtcaaacactggagctgaatgtcaacattaaagatgaagaagaggaggagaagattgggaaatctgtttctcatg gagaccatgttgagacattctctacatccagagagcaTCAGCAGGAAGATCACATAGCAAAGAGGTCTCACCACTGCACACATTGTGAGGAGATTTTCCCATttctatcaaagctaaaaatacacctaaaaatacacacaggagaaaagctttactcctgctctgaatgtAGAAAATGCTTGAAAACATCAACTgcactaaaagttcatcagagaacacacacaggagagaagccttactcatgttctgaatgtggaaaatgcttcaaaacgTCAACTGCGCTAAAAGTTCATCatggaacacacacaggagagaagccttactcctgctctgaatgtggGTCGAGTTTCTCAAATCGGTACACCTTAAAAcgacatgaacgtatacacacaagaaagaagccttactcctgctctgaatgtggggcgagtttctctcaACTGGGTACCTTAAAACGACacgaacgtatacacacaggagagaagccttactcctgctcttactgtggaaagagtttctctcaactgggtaccttaaaacaacatgaacgtatacacacgggagagaagccttactcctgcaatgactgtggggcgagtttctctcGTCCGGACACCTTAAAACAACATGattgtatacacacaggagagaagccttactcctgctctgactgtttaaaatgcttcaaaacatcaactgGCCTTaaagttcaccagagaacacacacaggagagaagccttactcctgctctgactgtggaaagagtttctgtCAACTGGGtaccttaaaacaacatgaacgtatacacacaggagagaagccttactcctgctctgactttGAAAAGAGTTTCTCTTGA